One window of Hymenobacter canadensis genomic DNA carries:
- a CDS encoding LytR/AlgR family response regulator transcription factor: MSSTASAATSPLTCIVVDDDASARATLEHFVSLTPTLNLVASFPDGLRALEYFRAGNEPDIMFLDVEMPHLSGLDLLRLLDEPPSVILITAHAEFAVDAFDLRVVDYLMKPFKFPRFMQAVKRLQKPVKVSALPAREPMGGPAAAKLPPSGLFVKVNNRLVQVLLDDIVYVEALSNYVVLVTTKGKQIVYTTMKDFHKRLPEGRFLRVNRSFIIHTRWIESLDNHDVHLVGGHTVAIGKSYRDAFLEKLNVS, translated from the coding sequence ATGTCTTCCACCGCCTCTGCTGCCACTTCCCCGCTCACCTGCATCGTGGTGGATGACGACGCATCGGCCCGGGCTACGCTGGAGCATTTCGTATCCCTGACGCCCACGCTGAACCTGGTGGCGTCCTTCCCCGACGGGCTGCGCGCCCTGGAGTATTTCCGGGCGGGCAACGAGCCCGACATCATGTTTCTGGATGTGGAAATGCCCCATCTGAGCGGGCTGGATTTACTACGCCTGCTCGACGAGCCCCCCTCGGTTATCCTCATCACGGCGCACGCCGAGTTTGCCGTCGATGCCTTTGACCTACGGGTGGTGGACTACCTGATGAAGCCGTTCAAGTTTCCGCGCTTTATGCAGGCAGTAAAACGGCTGCAAAAGCCCGTCAAAGTATCTGCTCTCCCGGCTAGGGAGCCCATGGGCGGGCCGGCCGCGGCGAAACTGCCGCCGTCGGGCCTGTTCGTCAAAGTCAACAACCGCCTTGTGCAGGTGCTGCTTGATGATATCGTGTACGTGGAAGCTTTAAGCAATTACGTGGTGTTGGTTACCACCAAGGGCAAGCAGATTGTGTACACGACGATGAAGGACTTTCATAAACGGCTGCCGGAAGGACGTTTTCTGCGGGTAAACCGGTCGTTCATCATCCATACTCGCTGGATCGAGTCGCTCGACAACCACGATGTGCATTTAGTTGGGGGCCACACCGTGGCCATTGGCAAGTCCTACCGCGACGCATTTCTGGAAAAGCTGAACGTTAGCTAG